Sequence from the Phragmites australis chromosome 6, lpPhrAust1.1, whole genome shotgun sequence genome:
TTCTTGTCGTTCTTGATCAAAACAACGGAGTAATGACTAATGCGAAACATAAAAAATGTAagattcaaataatttacctacTGTTATCATCTATTTTTGTCCTTCAGTCTTTCTGTCTTGTTACTGGCTACAAGTATGATatccgttttactaataaaagtAAATGAAGAGATTAGGagaaaattagcggataatatcttccttctttttcgATCCCATATAAAATTAAACTATGACATTATTCCTAATATATTTGTTCAACCGCACTTCTATGGTGCATCAATATCTTTATACTACGTTTATGGCTACTTTAGCTGGTTACATCTGAACCCTCTTTCTAATCAGAAGGTCGGAAAATCAGGTGATTACAAGCTCTGAAACACTCGATTTTTAATTAGTACAAAAGTCAAATCTAATCTCAGTCACAGATTAAGGATCCTATGGTAAAAAAAGTGGGATGCTCGAGTTTCAGCTAGACGGGTCCTAGAATTTCCAACACGTCTTCTTCCTTTTTGATTTAACAGCTCTAAAAGGTTGCTATATACTTTTAGTATATAATAGATAATTGTTTcccaaaaaaaatagtatataataGATAatgttgtctttttttttttgccgggTATCAATTCGTTCTGTTTTTGTCAACTCTCTTTGAGTTGTATGGTGACCAATAAATAGTACTTCAACTTATAATGGGTGAGGAAGGCAGAAATTGAAAGGAGATACCAAGGCAGGTCTcattttttttcgaaaggagAAGACAGGTCTCTTTGCATTCAATGGAATTACAACATGATTTTTAGTAGCAAGTGCCTATATATACAATGCAGTGCTCACCAAGAGTACCAAGCTAGCACAAAGAAACCAATCGGAGGAAAACTAGTGGAACGAGAGAAACATCAAggttgaagaaaaaggagaaaaaccaCTCGAATTCAGCAATGGCCACTCCTATGGTGTCAAGGAAAAGGCCATCGTTCTTGGCTCTTGTCCCTGCAGCACTTTTTGTTTCATCCTGTTACGCGTCTAGGGACGCTCCAGGTAATTTTGATCTAAAAAAATGTAGCCCAGAATGGCATGCATGCAGGATAACTTCTCTATCAACTGCGACTAACCTCTCGCTTATGTGTACGCGTACGTGTGTAGGTGATCCATGGCATGCAGGCCCGAACGGGATCGTGATACAGGACGACCCCAAGTGCGAGGTGATGGTGCCGTGCAACCGGCTCAAGTGCTACGACTACTGCCTCAGCATAGGGCTGGAAGACAGGGGGTTCTGCACCTTCAAGCCCGACCTGCAGTTCTACTGTTGTTGCCGCGTCCCAGCCTCCCCCGGCGCCTGAAACTGTTAAAACTGTGTAATAACGGGCAACAAATAATCGGTTATGCGTGTAGGCGCATGCATAATCTAGAGACTGGAATTGGGGAACATGTTGAAGTACCGATTAATTTCGTTCTGGGTAATGGCGTGCTGTTCAAACGTATGGTATGGTAATCCCAGCGTGGTCTGTCATCTTGGCAACCTGCCTAATGGCTATCGTTCGTCCGTCCGGATAGGAGCTTCGGCCAACCACGCCCGGTCTTTTTGTTTGAATCCTTTTACGGTGATCCATACTATCTCTTCCCTTTGAAGCATGATTCTTTAATCATGACAAGATAAAGAAAGAAATCATATTATTCAGCATGCCACTGTATGGtcggcaaacaaacaaaagatGATTTTATTGTTATACTAATTTACCATCTTTATTTTAAATGATCATAACTATTCTTTTATCAGGTGTGCATTTTCAATATAATCATGTTTGTAGAATCGTGTTCCTCACGACGTGATCTACAAAATATCGCATCTATCTTTGAAGATATACAGTACTTCTTCTAGCAACTTATGTTTACTAGAGTTGCTACGCCTGAATGAGCAAGTTGCTACTATAAATCGGGGTGAGAAAAGATTTATGTATATTTGGTAGCAACTTCAGTGATTATTAGGTATCCATTTATGTGTAAACTATGTAGCAATAGCGAGTTACAGGGAAAGTGTATAACAACTTCAGATGAGGTTGCAACTTTAGTGAATATGTGGTAGCAACTTTTGGAAATATATGATAGCAACTCATGTAGAAACTGGTGTTGCCAAATTTATCGAGTGTCTGCTAGCGAATCTAGTGGATGTTTGGTAGCAACTAATGTCTAGAATATATAGTAACACATTAGTGAGCATTTGATAAAAACTTCAGTGAATGTTTGTTAGCAATTAGAATAGTAGTAATTTCTGGTGAGGTAACAACTTCAAAGATATGTTTTGTAGAAACTTATACTAACAATTACAGTCAAAACTATTTGATAGCAATTTATGTAGATAATTTATTGAAAAGTTTTCACATAAATCGCTAGTGTCGTTACATGCAACATATTAGTACACATAAAATATCTTCAAAATATATGCAAtatggatcttattttgttgtgtTTCTAGTAAATAACACAACGGTGCAAGAGAAATTAAAAATGGACATCGTATGTAAGAGATATGATCTTTCAAAGTAAAATTTAATGGATTAGTACACCAACTCTTATTTGCTGACGTCACACTCCATGTTTTAGCCTTAACCACTCCTGCGCATCCCACCCGGCCCATGTACGACATAAGAAAATGCAACCCACGTCCCCAACAGGCCGGCCCACCCCCACACAGAGTCGCGCCCATAATCATCATAAACGTGACCCGTAGCGCGATGGATTTCGTcgaattttatttatttattattttttattttggaaaaagatattatcatttcaaaatattgtacATCTAGCGACACGAAAATATTGCCCTTTCAATGAGCaacacatttaaaaaaaatcaaaaacactACACtctattactctcaaaattcgaaacaatatcaaaatagttataaaaaattctaaaatatatatatatcacagagaatactatgatctagctaaaaaatcagataaaagtatgatttgtacaatgaaaaataaaaaaagacaaattttattgtaaaaaaagataaatatcttGATTTCGCTCATCCAACGGACGACGGTAGCttatatgtataatatttttaaataaccgtgtatttttacaaatattagaatatagaaataaaaaaattcagatttcGTCTTTGTTTAGGGGACCAAGGGAAAGGGAAAGGGAAAGGACCCGCCCGCCCGCGAGGAGGCCTGCTCCGAGGTTGGGCCTTCCATCGGTGCCGCAAGGCCCTGCACAGTAAAGcttgaagaggagagagagaatctGAGCTTTGCTCTAAACACTCCAACCTCCGATGCCCACGCCAAAACAATTAGGAGCGACGTAGCTTTGTGCGCCGATGTCCGCTAATTAAAAAATGCTTTGGCATGCAAGCCTGCTCCACTCCAGCCATAACACCGCCGCTTGCAGGCCACGGCTCCACCCGGTTCACGTTTTTTTATGGGACCCACCAAGAAGGAAAAAAGTAGCGCTACACGCTGTGGTTAAAAGATTAACCGAGCATCACAGCCAAGAAAAAAATCCAGGCATCGGCTACACTGTGGAAAGCCTACGTGCGCTCGGGCGGACGGCCTTTTGCGTTGGGCCATGTGGCCGCATGGGAGCCCAGCTACACATGCGAGAGgaggagttttttatttttatattttctaacataaaaatttatttaaatatattccggatgaaaaaatttacaaaaataatagatTGAACTTTGGAGTACTATTCACCGCAGGTTACTGTTTAGGGGCCGGTAGGGCCTAACCGTCTGTCCTCATCTTGCCAAGAAAAAACCCAGTAGAAAAAAACAAtggttaagaaaaaaaaagagtacataCATATTCACTCCCCTGATGAAAATATCATTTAATATCTTTGAGTCACCAACGTGGCGCATATTACCAGCCATTTCAAATGTGGCTAAAATATGACCAAATGTATCCAAATAtgccaaaatgtgctcaaatgtgcccaaaatgtgTCGCAAAAGTACggctaaactaattttaaatGGCTAGAAACGACACAAAAATTGCAGCTAAAAatgatgaaaactatttttctgaaattaaacctaatttttctagaattaaaattaattttatatacaacaaaacatattaaaagcatttattttatcaaagaaaatatttttaaattttatcagaattattctatattttctaaaactattttccaaattaaaacatttatttggaataatttttacactataaaaacattaaataatatttacataaataaaaaagctaaaaacatattaaaatatttatctaaatcattttatattttttggattttttgtaaacataaaatctaattttcggaataatatatttttatgaaatattttttaaagaaaaattgaattatTGCGCAACGCTGA
This genomic interval carries:
- the LOC133920764 gene encoding uncharacterized protein LOC133920764, encoding MATPMVSRKRPSFLALVPAALFVSSCYASRDAPGDPWHAGPNGIVIQDDPKCEVMVPCNRLKCYDYCLSIGLEDRGFCTFKPDLQFYCCCRVPASPGA